In Devosia chinhatensis, the following are encoded in one genomic region:
- a CDS encoding phosphatase PAP2 family protein, producing the protein MIDLQKPWPLGLNRKSWPFFLLGIVAILAILALIDTAASRGSIGWPDLWRAPFFFITDYGLSDWILIPSLALAILLRLAMFPMPEGVWRRAVSEMALISAFVFAGVGIPGLFTAILKRIIGRGRPTEFDAAGAFSFQNLFNDWTFQSFPSGHSATAVGTAFVIGFLFPRLFPLFMAIGVAVAISRVPVGAHYPTDVFAGSVIGMLGAYLVRNLFARRGWLFEQRPDGRIVRKPFTGLRQLAHRAAE; encoded by the coding sequence ATGATCGATCTGCAAAAGCCTTGGCCGCTGGGCCTCAATCGCAAGTCTTGGCCATTTTTCCTCCTCGGCATCGTGGCCATTCTCGCCATATTGGCCCTGATCGACACCGCCGCCTCGCGCGGATCGATCGGCTGGCCGGATCTGTGGCGCGCCCCGTTCTTCTTCATCACCGATTATGGGCTATCGGACTGGATCCTTATCCCCAGCCTTGCTCTGGCGATTCTCTTGCGGCTCGCCATGTTCCCCATGCCCGAAGGCGTCTGGCGACGTGCCGTGAGCGAGATGGCGCTCATTTCGGCGTTCGTCTTTGCCGGTGTGGGCATTCCCGGGCTCTTCACGGCCATTCTCAAGCGCATTATAGGCCGCGGTCGGCCGACCGAGTTCGATGCCGCCGGCGCCTTCTCGTTCCAGAACCTTTTCAACGACTGGACCTTCCAGAGCTTTCCCAGCGGTCATTCCGCCACCGCTGTCGGCACGGCCTTCGTCATCGGCTTTTTGTTTCCGCGCCTTTTCCCGCTCTTCATGGCCATCGGCGTCGCCGTGGCGATCTCGCGCGTGCCGGTTGGGGCGCATTACCCCACCGACGTCTTTGCCGGCTCCGTCATCGGCATGCTGGGCGCCTATCTGGTGCGCAACCTCTTTGCCCGTCGCGGCTGGCTGTTCGAGCAGCGCCCCGATGGCCGCATCGTGCGCAAGCCGTTCACGGGCCTGCGCCAGCTGGCTCATCGCGCCGCGGAATAA
- the metC gene encoding cystathionine beta-lyase, whose protein sequence is MNDYNSGKSQAYSVETLLTHGGRIPDEQFGFVNTPVYRGSTILFKTLADLDAQSQRYLYGRAGNPTTEAVESVVTALEGAYRTKLVPSGLAAITIALMACVKAGDDILITDSAYEPGRKFADGYLERMGVSVRYFDPRIGSGLGALMQPNTKAVLAESPGSLTFEVQDIAVLAEAAHAGGARLIVDNSWATPLYHKPLALGADIVVHAATKMFVGHSDVMAGTISTTEAAWDDVERIRTLLGFFSSGDDAYLVARGLRTLALRMKEHQERALAIAGWLEKQDGVAQVLHPALPSHPDHDIWKKNFTGSGSLFGLVLEPAGRQAVAAFVDHLELFSMGYSWGGYESLCLPVRMGKARSVRPWAQEGNLFRLHIGFEAPDDLKADLAAALVRYSAAR, encoded by the coding sequence ATGAACGATTATAATTCCGGCAAGTCGCAGGCCTATTCTGTGGAAACGCTGCTCACCCATGGAGGACGCATTCCGGACGAGCAGTTCGGATTCGTGAACACGCCGGTCTATCGCGGCTCGACGATCCTGTTCAAAACGCTCGCCGACCTCGACGCGCAGAGCCAGCGTTATCTTTATGGCCGCGCCGGCAACCCCACCACCGAAGCGGTGGAAAGCGTGGTCACCGCGCTCGAGGGCGCCTATCGCACCAAGCTCGTGCCCTCGGGCCTTGCGGCGATCACCATTGCGCTGATGGCCTGCGTCAAGGCAGGCGACGACATTCTCATCACCGACAGCGCCTATGAGCCGGGTCGCAAATTCGCCGACGGCTATCTCGAGCGGATGGGAGTGAGCGTGCGCTATTTCGATCCGCGCATCGGGTCGGGACTGGGCGCGCTGATGCAGCCCAATACAAAGGCGGTGCTCGCGGAGAGCCCGGGATCGCTGACCTTCGAGGTGCAGGATATCGCCGTACTGGCAGAGGCAGCGCATGCGGGCGGGGCACGGCTCATCGTGGACAATAGCTGGGCCACCCCGCTCTATCACAAGCCGCTGGCGCTGGGCGCCGATATCGTGGTGCACGCGGCGACCAAGATGTTCGTGGGCCATTCCGACGTGATGGCGGGCACGATCTCGACCACCGAAGCGGCGTGGGACGATGTGGAGCGGATACGGACACTGCTGGGCTTTTTCAGCTCCGGCGACGACGCCTATCTCGTGGCGCGGGGCCTGAGGACGCTGGCCCTGCGCATGAAGGAACACCAGGAGCGGGCGCTCGCTATCGCGGGCTGGCTCGAGAAGCAGGATGGCGTCGCGCAGGTGCTGCACCCTGCCCTGCCCAGCCATCCCGACCACGACATCTGGAAGAAGAATTTCACCGGATCGGGCAGCCTTTTCGGGCTGGTGCTGGAGCCGGCGGGACGACAGGCCGTCGCCGCCTTTGTCGATCACCTCGAACTCTTCAGCATGGGCTATTCCTGGGGCGGCTATGAAAGCCTGTGTCTTCCGGTGCGGATGGGCAAGGCCCGCAGCGTGCGGCCCTGGGCGCAGGAGGGCAATCTCTTCCGCCTGCATATCGGCTTTGAAGCGCCCGACGACCTCAAGGCCGACCTGGCGGCCGCGCTCGTCCGTTATTCCGCGGCGCGATGA
- a CDS encoding amino acid ABC transporter substrate-binding protein codes for MQKALVSIAVAASLGLGATAAQAAILDDVKAKGYVQCGVTGGVAGFSAPDSSNVWTGIEVDYCRALAAAIFNDADAVRFTSLTSQERFTALSAGEVDVLSRTTTWTMSRDTQLGISFVGTMFYDGQGFMVREEDGIESALDLSGAAICIESGTTTELNAADYFATNGMEFNTVVFVDQDEVVKAYEDGRCDVYTTDSSALASERSKFADPDAHIILPEIISKEPLGPSVRSGDTQWFNIARWTYFALLEAEELGVSSANVDEQLGSDNPAIKRLLGVEGEFGAPLGLDNAWAYQIIKLVGNYAETYERNVGPDTPIGLERGLNALWSDGGIQYAPPIR; via the coding sequence ATGCAAAAAGCGCTCGTATCGATCGCAGTCGCGGCCTCGCTGGGCCTCGGCGCGACGGCCGCCCAGGCGGCCATTCTCGATGACGTGAAGGCCAAGGGATACGTCCAGTGCGGTGTCACCGGCGGCGTCGCCGGCTTCTCGGCACCCGATTCCAGCAATGTCTGGACCGGCATCGAAGTCGACTATTGCCGTGCTCTGGCTGCGGCGATCTTCAACGATGCTGACGCGGTCCGCTTCACCTCGCTCACCAGCCAGGAGCGGTTCACCGCCCTGTCCGCCGGCGAAGTCGATGTGCTGTCCCGCACCACCACCTGGACCATGAGCCGCGATACCCAGCTGGGCATCAGCTTCGTGGGCACCATGTTCTATGATGGCCAGGGCTTCATGGTCCGCGAGGAAGACGGCATCGAATCGGCTCTGGACCTTTCCGGCGCCGCGATCTGTATCGAATCCGGCACCACCACCGAGCTCAACGCCGCCGACTACTTCGCCACCAATGGCATGGAATTCAACACCGTCGTGTTCGTGGACCAGGACGAAGTGGTGAAGGCCTACGAAGACGGCCGTTGCGACGTCTACACCACCGACTCCTCGGCTCTGGCATCCGAACGATCCAAGTTCGCCGATCCCGATGCCCACATCATCCTGCCGGAAATCATTTCCAAGGAGCCGCTTGGCCCCTCCGTGCGCTCGGGTGATACCCAGTGGTTCAACATTGCCCGCTGGACCTACTTCGCGCTGCTCGAAGCCGAAGAGCTGGGCGTCAGCTCGGCCAATGTCGATGAGCAGCTCGGTTCTGACAACCCGGCCATCAAGCGCCTGCTCGGCGTCGAAGGCGAATTCGGTGCCCCGCTCGGCCTCGACAACGCCTGGGCCTACCAGATCATCAAGCTCGTCGGCAATTATGCCGAGACCTATGAGCGCAATGTCGGCCCGGATACCCCGATCGGGCTGGAACGCGGCCTGAACGCTCTGTGGAGCGACGGCGGCATCCAGTACGCTCCGCCGATCCGCTAA
- a CDS encoding amino acid ABC transporter permease, giving the protein MTTLDTGPQTAPRANFFNDPVIRGIIYQVVVAALIVSFILWIIGNTAANLAAQNKTTGFDFLWRTAGFDISFSLIPWSRASYYYEAFMVGLLNTLLVAVVGIFFATVLGFTIGIARLSTNFIISSLATIYIEVIRNIPLLLQLFFWYFAVLKSMPAVRNSFELPFDSFINQRGIMIPRPIPDEQFNFVWLGLALAVIGVIVLRHWAKKRLEATGKRFPVFLTSLVILFGVTSLVFWVSGASVAFELPVLERFNFRGGLQLPPEFIALAFGLIIYTAAFIAETVRGGIQSVNHGQTEAASSLGLQDGDRLRLVVVPQAMRVIVPPLTSQYLNLTKNSSLGAAIGYPELVNVFAGTSLNQTGRAIECIAIVMTVYLCFSLLTSAIMNWYNGRVKLVER; this is encoded by the coding sequence ATGACGACACTCGATACGGGGCCCCAGACAGCCCCAAGGGCGAACTTTTTCAACGATCCGGTTATCCGGGGTATCATCTACCAGGTCGTTGTCGCCGCGCTGATAGTCAGCTTCATTCTCTGGATAATCGGCAATACTGCGGCCAATCTGGCGGCGCAGAACAAGACCACGGGCTTCGATTTCCTGTGGCGCACGGCCGGTTTTGATATCTCGTTCTCGCTCATTCCATGGTCCCGCGCCTCGTACTATTATGAAGCCTTCATGGTGGGCCTGCTCAATACGCTGCTTGTCGCCGTGGTTGGCATCTTCTTTGCCACTGTCCTGGGCTTCACCATCGGCATTGCGCGCCTCAGCACCAATTTCATCATCTCAAGCCTGGCCACGATCTATATCGAGGTCATCCGCAACATCCCGCTGCTGCTGCAGCTGTTCTTCTGGTATTTTGCGGTTCTCAAATCCATGCCGGCCGTGCGCAATTCCTTCGAATTGCCGTTCGACAGCTTCATCAACCAGCGCGGCATCATGATCCCGCGGCCCATTCCGGACGAGCAGTTCAACTTCGTCTGGCTGGGCCTGGCTCTGGCCGTCATTGGCGTGATTGTGCTGCGACACTGGGCCAAGAAGCGTCTGGAAGCCACCGGCAAGCGTTTCCCGGTCTTCCTCACCTCCCTGGTCATCCTCTTCGGCGTCACCAGCCTCGTGTTCTGGGTCAGCGGCGCCAGCGTCGCTTTCGAACTGCCGGTGCTCGAGCGCTTCAATTTCCGCGGCGGCCTGCAATTGCCGCCCGAGTTCATCGCTCTGGCCTTCGGCCTCATCATCTATACGGCGGCCTTCATCGCCGAGACCGTGCGCGGCGGCATTCAGTCGGTCAATCATGGCCAGACCGAAGCGGCCTCTTCGCTCGGCCTGCAGGATGGTGATCGCCTGCGCCTCGTGGTCGTGCCGCAGGCCATGCGGGTGATCGTGCCGCCCCTCACCAGCCAATATCTCAACCTGACGAAGAACTCCTCGCTCGGTGCAGCCATCGGCTATCCCGAACTGGTCAACGTCTTCGCGGGAACCTCTCTGAACCAGACCGGTCGCGCCATCGAATGCATCGCCATCGTGATGACGGTCTATCTCTGCTTCTCCCTGCTCACCTCGGCTATCATGAATTGGTACAATGGCCGCGTGAAGCTGGTGGAACGGTAG
- a CDS encoding amino acid ABC transporter permease, with translation MTDIGFVRSDIVEARPAPMRTSGPMVWIKKNLFATPLDGVLTVLGAAFLLWVVPPLYGFFFGNAVPPGGTVEQCRMENAGACWAYIAAEMEFFIYGFYPAQEFWRPNLVFALGALLLTPLLIPKVPYKRVNAVLLLVVYPIVSYILLAGGLFGLRVVPTEQWGGLLVTLIISVVGITLSFPLGIVLALGRQSSLPIIKTACVMFIELIRAVPLITILFMASVMLPLFMPQGTTVDKFLRALVGVTLFTSAYMAEVVRGGLQAIPRGQYEAAAALGLGYWRRMWFIILPQALKHVIPGIVNNFISLFKDTSLVYIVGMRDLLEAVKTKNDSAIEWQSANTATTGYIFAAMVFWVFCFGMSRYSIFMERRLNTGYKR, from the coding sequence ATGACAGACATTGGTTTCGTCCGCTCCGACATCGTTGAGGCCCGCCCCGCGCCCATGCGGACCAGCGGCCCCATGGTGTGGATCAAGAAGAACCTCTTCGCCACCCCGCTCGACGGCGTGCTCACCGTTCTGGGTGCAGCCTTTTTGCTTTGGGTCGTCCCGCCGCTCTATGGCTTCTTCTTCGGCAATGCCGTGCCCCCCGGGGGCACGGTCGAACAGTGCCGCATGGAAAATGCCGGCGCCTGCTGGGCTTATATCGCGGCCGAGATGGAGTTTTTCATCTACGGCTTCTATCCGGCCCAGGAATTCTGGCGTCCCAATCTCGTCTTCGCCTTGGGGGCGCTGCTGCTGACGCCGCTCCTGATCCCCAAGGTGCCCTATAAGCGGGTCAATGCCGTCCTGCTGCTCGTCGTCTATCCGATCGTCAGCTACATCCTTCTGGCTGGCGGTCTGTTCGGCCTGCGTGTCGTTCCCACCGAACAATGGGGTGGCCTTCTGGTCACGCTCATCATTTCGGTCGTGGGCATCACGCTGTCCTTCCCGCTCGGCATCGTCCTGGCGCTCGGCCGGCAATCGAGCCTGCCGATCATCAAGACCGCCTGCGTCATGTTCATCGAGTTGATCCGCGCCGTCCCGCTGATCACCATCCTGTTCATGGCCTCGGTCATGCTGCCGCTCTTCATGCCGCAGGGGACGACGGTGGATAAATTCCTCCGCGCCCTGGTCGGCGTCACGCTCTTCACCTCCGCCTATATGGCCGAGGTGGTACGCGGCGGTCTGCAGGCCATTCCGCGGGGGCAGTACGAAGCCGCGGCGGCGCTCGGGCTCGGCTATTGGCGCCGGATGTGGTTCATCATCTTGCCCCAGGCCCTCAAGCACGTGATCCCGGGCATCGTGAACAACTTCATCTCGCTCTTTAAGGACACGTCGCTCGTCTACATCGTCGGCATGCGTGACCTGCTCGAAGCGGTCAAGACCAAGAACGATTCCGCCATCGAATGGCAATCGGCCAACACCGCGACCACCGGCTACATCTTTGCAGCCATGGTCTTCTGGGTCTTCTGTTTCGGCATGTCCCGCTACTCCATCTTCATGGAGCGCCGTCTCAACACTGGCTACAAGAGGTAG
- a CDS encoding amino acid ABC transporter ATP-binding protein: MSQVSETTLDRQIDTSHMQVSQTEVAIEVVDMHKWYGDFHVLRDINLKVMKGERIVIAGPSGSGKSTLIRCINRLEEHQEGQIIVNGTELTADLKRIDEVRREVGMVFQHFNLFPHLTILQNLTLAPIWVRGTPKAEAEETAMHYLERVKIPEQANKYPGQLSGGQQQRVAIARSLCMQPRIMLFDEPTSALDPEMVKEVLEVMISLAEEGMTMICVTHEMGFARQVANRVIFMDQGQIIEQNEPEAFFSNPQHERTKLFLSQILH; the protein is encoded by the coding sequence ATGTCTCAGGTTTCAGAAACAACGCTCGACCGTCAGATCGACACCAGCCATATGCAGGTCTCCCAGACCGAGGTGGCCATCGAAGTGGTCGACATGCACAAGTGGTATGGCGACTTCCATGTGCTGCGCGATATCAACCTCAAGGTGATGAAGGGCGAGCGCATCGTCATCGCCGGCCCCTCGGGCTCGGGCAAGTCGACGCTGATCCGCTGCATCAATCGGCTGGAAGAGCATCAGGAAGGCCAGATCATCGTCAACGGCACCGAGTTGACGGCCGATCTCAAGCGCATCGATGAAGTGCGCCGCGAAGTCGGCATGGTGTTCCAGCACTTCAATCTCTTCCCGCACCTGACCATCCTTCAGAACCTCACCCTCGCGCCCATCTGGGTGCGCGGCACGCCCAAGGCCGAGGCGGAAGAGACGGCGATGCATTATCTGGAGCGGGTCAAGATTCCCGAGCAGGCGAACAAATATCCCGGCCAGCTTTCCGGCGGTCAGCAGCAGCGCGTCGCCATTGCCCGCTCGCTCTGCATGCAGCCCCGGATCATGCTGTTCGACGAACCCACTTCGGCGCTCGACCCGGAAATGGTCAAGGAAGTGCTCGAGGTGATGATCAGCCTTGCCGAGGAAGGCATGACCATGATCTGCGTGACCCACGAAATGGGCTTTGCCCGCCAGGTGGCCAATCGCGTGATCTTCATGGATCAGGGCCAGATCATCGAGCAGAACGAGCCCGAGGCCTTCTTCTCGAACCCGCAGCATGAGCGCACCAAGCTCTTCCTGAGTCAGATTCTGCACTAG
- a CDS encoding transporter substrate-binding domain-containing protein: MRHFFKPVLLLATLLFGLAVPPVAAQTLEAVRERGFLVCGSSNPLAGFAQQDNDSRWSGFDVDLCRALAAAIFGNPDQIEFRSYRGEARFAPLQTGSVDVLMRNGAWTAGRDTRFGARYVTPSFFDGQAFLVPQSLGVVSAYELDDVSICVVDAFGEIAALDEFFFSNQTTYREVLYEETADLLTAYRAGLCQVVSASGRQLQAIRRELQEPAQHRILPERISKEVIGPVVRMDDDTWFEIVRWTIFALITAEEVGVTSLNIDSLSAARSPSVRRILGLEGDFGSALGLRPTFMSDAIRAVGNYSELYDRNFGAQTGAAMLRGQNALWSNGGLLYAPPIM; encoded by the coding sequence GTGCGCCACTTTTTCAAGCCAGTCCTGCTTCTGGCAACCCTGCTGTTCGGGTTGGCAGTGCCGCCTGTCGCGGCCCAGACGCTCGAAGCGGTGCGCGAGCGCGGCTTTCTCGTCTGTGGCTCCAGCAATCCTCTGGCCGGGTTCGCCCAGCAGGATAATGACAGCCGCTGGTCGGGTTTCGATGTCGATCTCTGCCGCGCGCTTGCCGCCGCCATCTTCGGCAATCCCGATCAGATCGAGTTTCGCTCCTATCGTGGCGAAGCGCGTTTTGCCCCGCTCCAGACCGGCAGCGTCGATGTGCTCATGCGCAACGGTGCCTGGACGGCAGGGCGCGACACCCGTTTCGGCGCCCGCTATGTCACGCCCAGCTTTTTCGATGGCCAGGCCTTTCTCGTTCCCCAATCCTTGGGCGTCGTATCGGCCTACGAACTCGATGACGTCAGCATCTGCGTCGTTGACGCCTTCGGCGAGATTGCCGCGCTCGACGAATTTTTCTTTTCCAATCAGACCACCTATCGCGAGGTCCTCTACGAGGAGACTGCCGACCTCCTGACCGCTTATCGCGCCGGTCTCTGCCAGGTGGTCTCGGCCTCCGGTCGCCAATTGCAGGCCATTCGCCGCGAATTGCAGGAGCCCGCCCAGCATCGGATCTTGCCCGAACGCATTTCCAAGGAAGTGATCGGGCCGGTCGTGCGCATGGATGACGATACGTGGTTCGAAATCGTCCGCTGGACCATCTTCGCTCTGATCACCGCCGAGGAAGTGGGCGTCACCAGCCTCAATATCGACTCCCTGTCGGCCGCCCGGTCGCCATCGGTCCGGCGCATTCTGGGCCTCGAGGGGGATTTCGGCAGCGCCTTGGGTCTGCGCCCCACCTTCATGAGCGACGCCATTCGTGCCGTGGGCAATTATTCCGAACTTTACGATCGCAATTTCGGCGCCCAGACCGGCGCCGCCATGCTGCGCGGGCAGAATGCTCTCTGGAGCAATGGCGGCCTGCTTTACGCGCCGCCAATCATGTAG
- a CDS encoding alanyl-tRNA editing protein, translating into MTQFLFRDDSYLRTTDAVVTEITPEGGIVLDRTIFYAASGGQPGDTGTLALDASRLLTLTTALHPEGDKTAIVHVPEPGQTLPAVGERVTLSLDWERRYKLMRMHTALHLLSVVMPYPVTGGQIGEDKGRLDFDMPEVPDDLPALETQLNDMVTANHAVSYEWISDEEMAAKADLIKTMKVKPPMGQGRVRLVRIGDVDLQPCGGTHVARTGEIGPLAFGKIEKKGKQNRRVSLHFA; encoded by the coding sequence ATGACCCAATTCCTGTTTCGCGACGATTCTTACCTGCGCACGACCGATGCCGTGGTTACCGAAATTACGCCCGAAGGCGGGATCGTGCTGGATAGGACCATCTTCTACGCGGCCTCTGGCGGGCAGCCCGGCGACACTGGCACTTTGGCGCTTGACGCTAGCAGACTGTTGACGTTGACCACCGCACTTCATCCCGAAGGTGACAAAACGGCCATCGTTCACGTTCCCGAGCCCGGACAAACGCTGCCGGCAGTGGGAGAGCGCGTGACATTGTCGCTCGACTGGGAGCGGCGCTACAAATTGATGCGGATGCATACGGCGCTGCACCTGCTGTCCGTGGTCATGCCCTATCCGGTCACCGGCGGGCAGATCGGCGAGGACAAGGGGCGTCTCGATTTCGATATGCCGGAGGTCCCCGACGACTTGCCAGCGCTGGAGACGCAGCTCAACGATATGGTCACCGCCAACCATGCGGTCAGTTACGAGTGGATCAGCGACGAGGAGATGGCGGCCAAGGCCGACCTGATCAAGACCATGAAGGTGAAGCCGCCGATGGGCCAGGGTCGCGTGCGGCTGGTGCGGATCGGCGATGTGGACCTGCAACCCTGTGGCGGCACCCATGTGGCGCGCACCGGAGAAATCGGCCCCCTCGCCTTCGGCAAGATCGAAAAGAAGGGCAAGCAGAACCGCCGGGTCAGTCTGCACTTCGCATAA
- the cls gene encoding cardiolipin synthase, whose amino-acid sequence MFGIDDILRAVIADLHIVALIMGAIYLLAFVCAVREILNSRTSQGSIAWLLSLLLLPIPSVLLYLIFGWKLFDDYATDRMKNGRADRPLRAKDLALVDRETDALWPVQVHVSELPFLKGNDVELLIDGKATFDSIFEGIEAAREYLLVQFYIVRDDKLGQELAERLIAKAKEGVAVYLLYDDIGSTGMPKRYRRELREAGVKVAGFNYRHKLLRFYGPARINYRNHRKIVVVDGKHAWVGGHNVGVEYLGEDPKFGHWRDTHVRVSGPAALGCALLFREDWEWATGELLPNRPPAELESFGEESVLVMGSGPADKLEECAIAYTDLIGRARERLWIVSPYFVPDTDIRTALFAARLRGVDVRIMLPDNPDHKIVWLASLAHADSMVEHDIGVYRYTDGFLHQKVVLMDDQIATVGSVNFDNRSFAINFEITLWFTDPATLSAIEDMLLKDFESCRQVGMSEVQTRPWPLYVLMQAARLLSPVL is encoded by the coding sequence GTGTTCGGCATCGACGACATTCTCCGCGCGGTCATCGCGGACCTGCACATCGTGGCGCTCATCATGGGCGCCATTTATTTGCTCGCCTTCGTGTGCGCGGTCCGGGAAATTCTCAATTCCCGGACTTCTCAGGGCTCCATTGCCTGGCTTTTGTCCCTCCTCCTCCTGCCCATTCCCTCGGTCCTGCTCTACCTTATCTTCGGGTGGAAACTCTTTGACGACTACGCCACTGACCGGATGAAGAACGGCCGGGCCGACCGACCATTGCGGGCCAAGGATCTGGCGCTGGTCGATCGGGAAACCGATGCCCTTTGGCCGGTTCAGGTTCATGTCTCCGAGCTTCCCTTTCTCAAGGGAAATGATGTCGAACTGCTGATCGACGGCAAGGCGACGTTCGATTCGATCTTCGAGGGCATAGAGGCTGCGCGAGAATACCTGCTTGTGCAGTTCTATATCGTCCGCGACGACAAGCTGGGACAGGAGCTTGCTGAGCGTCTGATTGCCAAGGCCAAGGAAGGGGTTGCAGTTTATCTGCTTTACGACGACATCGGCAGCACCGGCATGCCCAAGCGCTATCGCCGGGAACTGCGCGAGGCCGGGGTCAAGGTGGCAGGGTTCAATTACCGCCACAAGCTGCTGCGCTTCTATGGACCGGCCCGTATCAACTATCGCAATCATCGCAAGATCGTGGTGGTTGACGGCAAGCATGCCTGGGTCGGCGGGCACAATGTGGGTGTCGAATATCTCGGAGAGGATCCCAAATTCGGGCATTGGCGCGATACTCATGTTCGAGTGTCCGGCCCGGCGGCGCTGGGCTGTGCGCTGCTGTTCCGCGAGGATTGGGAATGGGCGACGGGCGAGCTTCTGCCCAATCGCCCACCGGCGGAGCTCGAGTCCTTCGGTGAGGAATCGGTGCTGGTCATGGGCAGCGGGCCGGCCGACAAGCTCGAGGAATGCGCCATTGCCTATACCGACCTGATCGGGAGGGCGCGGGAGCGCTTATGGATCGTCAGCCCTTATTTCGTGCCGGATACCGACATCCGGACGGCGCTGTTCGCGGCGCGGTTGCGCGGGGTGGACGTGCGGATCATGCTGCCGGACAATCCGGACCACAAGATCGTCTGGCTGGCGAGCCTGGCGCATGCCGATTCCATGGTCGAACACGACATCGGGGTCTACCGCTACACCGATGGATTCCTTCATCAAAAAGTGGTTTTGATGGATGACCAGATTGCGACGGTGGGCAGTGTGAATTTCGACAATCGCTCGTTTGCGATCAATTTCGAGATCACCTTGTGGTTCACCGATCCGGCGACGCTCTCGGCCATCGAGGACATGCTGCTCAAGGACTTCGAGTCCTGCCGCCAGGTGGGCATGTCGGAGGTGCAGACCCGGCCCTGGCCGCTTTATGTATTGATGCAGGCGGCGCGCCTATTATCCCCAGTTCTCTAG
- a CDS encoding cysteine synthase A, translating to MAKHQDLISAIGNTPLIRLNRVSTLTGCDIWGKAEFLNPGQSVKDRAALFMIHDAVKSGALKPGGTIVEGTAGNTGIGLTLVANSLGFKSVIVIPETQSQEKKDALRLYGAELIEVPAKPYKNPNNYIKVSGRLAEKLNRERPEGAVWANQFDNISNRRAHVETTGPEIWQQTGGRIDGFICAVGSGGTLAGVAEALRARNPDVKIGLADPEGAALYEYYANGALKSSGNSITEGIGQGRITANLEGLDVDMPYQISDAEALPFIYDLLQHEGLCLGGSSAINIAGAVRMARDLGPGKTIVTILCDYGNRYASKIFNPEFLRSKDLPVPPWMDEPGTIDISEVMEPETL from the coding sequence ATGGCCAAGCACCAAGACCTCATCTCCGCCATCGGCAACACGCCGCTCATTCGTCTCAACCGGGTCTCGACGCTGACGGGATGCGATATCTGGGGCAAGGCGGAGTTCCTCAATCCCGGACAATCCGTCAAGGACCGGGCCGCCCTGTTCATGATTCACGATGCGGTCAAATCCGGTGCGCTCAAGCCCGGCGGCACCATTGTCGAGGGCACGGCCGGAAATACCGGCATTGGGCTGACGCTGGTCGCCAACTCGCTCGGCTTCAAATCGGTGATCGTCATTCCCGAAACGCAAAGCCAGGAAAAGAAGGACGCCTTGCGTCTTTATGGTGCTGAGCTGATCGAGGTCCCAGCCAAGCCATACAAGAACCCGAACAATTACATCAAGGTTTCCGGGCGCCTGGCGGAAAAACTCAACCGCGAGCGTCCCGAGGGGGCCGTTTGGGCCAACCAGTTCGACAATATTTCCAATCGCCGTGCACATGTTGAGACGACCGGCCCCGAAATCTGGCAGCAGACGGGTGGACGCATCGACGGGTTTATCTGCGCCGTTGGCTCGGGCGGTACGCTGGCCGGCGTTGCCGAGGCGCTGCGAGCACGAAACCCCGACGTCAAGATTGGCCTCGCCGATCCAGAAGGTGCGGCGCTCTACGAATATTATGCCAACGGTGCGCTCAAATCCTCGGGCAATTCCATCACCGAAGGCATCGGACAGGGCCGCATCACGGCCAATCTCGAAGGGCTCGATGTCGACATGCCCTACCAGATCTCCGATGCGGAAGCCCTGCCCTTCATCTACGATCTGCTACAACATGAAGGTCTCTGCCTGGGGGGATCGAGCGCGATCAATATAGCCGGCGCCGTGCGCATGGCGCGCGATCTCGGGCCCGGCAAGACCATCGTGACGATCCTCTGTGACTATGGCAACCGCTATGCCAGCAAGATTTTCAATCCGGAGTTTCTCCGCTCCAAGGACTTGCCGGTGCCGCCGTGGATGGACGAACCGGGGACGATCGACATCAGCGAGGTGATGGAACCCGAAACGCTCTGA